Below is a genomic region from Thermochromatium tepidum ATCC 43061.
GCACGGCGGTGACAAAGAGCGAGACCGGATTGCCAGGACAGCCGAGCAGCGGCCTGCCCTGGACCTCACGATAGAGGAACAGAATCGCCGACAGGGCCTGATTCTGCGTCAAAGCCGCCACCTGGCCATTGACCGCCAGATCGGTCAGAAACGCCTCGACCTCCGCGGCCCCCAGCTCACGCGGGTGACGCTTGCCGTGGAACAGGATGAAGCGCTTGATCCAATGCACATATTGACCTTCCGTGCGGATGGAATAATGCTTCGTCCTGAGCCGTTCGCGCACCTGGTCGAGCAGGCGGGGTGGCTGGGGAGCGTTGGGAGGTGTCATATCTGGGGTCCTGCGGGCAAGGTTCTTTTTTATCAATCTGTTATACAGAATGCCCGCTTGCTAATAGGCATAACGCATCCAGATTATACACCTATATCGGTGTCTACTTTACGTTAGAAGGACGTCAAGACACAGGCACCCACGGGGTAGCAGACATGCACAACGAATTCACCGCAGTACTTGAGCGGGACGGTGAGTGGTACATCGCCTACTGTCCTGAGGTCCCGGGCGCGAACGGTCAGGGACGGAGCAAGGAGGAGGCCCGGAAGAGCCTCTCCGAGGCAATCGCCCTGATTCTCGAGGACCGGCGAGAAGACGCGTTTAGGGGCCTGCCAGCGGACGCCGAGCGTGACGTGGTCGTGGTCGAATGAAGCGAGGGGCTCTGCTACGCCACCTCCGGCGCCACGGGTGCTTTCTGAAGCGCGAAGGGAGTTCGCATTCTCTATGGTGCAATCCGCGTACAGGTGCTGTAGAGGCTGTGCCGAGACACGCCGAGGTTGCAGACCGATTGTGTCAGAAGATTTGCCGTGGCCTCTCGCTTCCAGAGTTGGGTCGCAAGTAGCGCCTTCTAACAAGCGGCTGGAACGGGACCGCTTGCTTCGCTGCGCGGCCCCTCAGCCGCAACGTTAGAAGTCGGCAAAGGGCAGGAACTCGACCGGGTCACCGCGCGCGATGACCTGTCCCGGCTGGAGCTGGACCAGGCCATCGGCCCAGGCGACCGAGGACAGCACCGCCGAGGAGCGGCTGGGATAGACCGCGACCTCCAGCTCGCCATCGGCCCCGCGTTCCAGACGCGCACGCTGGAATTCGAGCCGCCGGTCTGGGCGCGGCCAGTCGAAACCGGCGCGGATCCGAAGCGGTCGCACCTCTAGCTCGCCCGCCACGCCCTGCATCCGGAGGATCAAGGGGCGCGCAAACAGCACGGCGGTGACAAAGAGCGAGACCGGATTGCCAGGACAGCCGAGCAGCGGCCTGCCCTGGACCTCGCCAAAGACGAGCGGCTTGCCGGGGCGGATCTTCACCTGATGGAACTCGATCCGACCGAGTCGCTCGACGGCGGGCTTGAGGTGATCCTCCTCGCCGACCGAGACCCCGCCGCTGGCGATGATCAGATCGGCCTCGCGTGCGCCGCGGGCCATGGCCGCAACGGTCGATTCGAGATCGTCGGCGACGATGCCGAGATCCACCACCTCACAGCCCCAGGTCTGCAATAGCCCCATGAGGACGAAACGGTTGGAGTTATAGATCTGGCCGGGCTTCAGCGGTTCGCCGGGCAACGCCAGCTCGTCGCCGCTGGAGAGCAGCGCCACCCGCAGCCGCCGATGAACGACGAGCCTCGCCACGCCGACCGAAGCCGCCAGACCTAGATGCGCCGGCGTCAACCGCGTGCCGGATGCGATGACCTCGGCGCCAGCCCGGATGTCCTCGCCCGCGCGGCGGATATTGGCGCCGGCCTTGATCTCGAGCGGAATCCGCACCTGTCCGTCGGACGCCTCGCACACCTCCTGTTCGACCACGGTATCCGCGCCCTCAGGCACAGGCGCACCGGTGAAGATCCGTGCCGCCGTGCCGGGGGCCAGCGGTTTGCCGACCGCGCCGGCCGGGATGCGCTGAGCGACCGCAAGACAACCGTCGTGCGCGCTCAGATCGGCGTGCCGGATGGCATAGCCGTCCATGGCGCTGTTGTCCCAGCCGGGCACATCCAGGGTGCTCACCACGGGTTCGGCCAGCACCCGACCAAGCGCCGCTTCGAGCGGCAGGGTCTCGGTGCCGGCGATGGGTGAGACACGCGCCGTCAGAATGGCGACCGCCTGGTCCTTGGTCAGGGTCTTGCCGCCAGTTGCAACCGGTGCACAGTCGTTGGGTCGATCCATCATCGTTCCAATAAACGCGGGATGAGTTGAGCGAAATTGCAAGGCCGGGTGCGGATGTCCAGTTGGGGTTTTAGGATCCGCTCCCAAGCCGTGCGACAGGCCCCGGTCGAACCGGGCAGGCAGAAGACGAAGGTGCCATTGGCGAGACCAGCGAAGGCGCGCGACTGGAGCGCCGCGGCGCCGATCTCCTCGAACGAGACCTGCCGGAACAGCTCACCGAAGCCTTCGACCTGTTTGTCGAGCAGTGGGACAATGGCCTCGGGTGTGCTGTCGCGCCCGGTGATCCCTGTGCCCCCGGTGGTCAGGATCACCTCGATCTCGGGGTCGGCGATCCAGCGCGAGACGACCGCGCGCAACTGATAGACGTCGTCGCGGACGATCTCGCGGGCGACGACCGCGTGGCCGTCCGCCTCGGCGCGTTCGCGTAACAGTTGGCCGGAGGTATCCTGGGCTTCGTCCCGACTGTCCGAGACGGTCAGGATCGCCAGTCGCAGCGGACGAAATGGCTGCTCGATGAAATGTGCGCTCATGATGCGTACCGATGGCGTCGAGTATCCCGGGGGTCCGTCAGACTCGGCGCCACTGGCCGAGGTCGCGCACCGCGCCATGGGCCGCGCTGGTGGTCAGGGCGGCATAGGCCTTGAGTGCGCTCGAAACTACGCGCTGGCGCGCCGCCGGCTGCCAGGCATTCGGCCCCTTGGCCTCCATCGCCTGACGCCGTGCGGCCAGGACCTCCTCGCTGACCGCGAGATGGATGCGTCGATTGGGGATGTCGATCTCGATCCGGTCGCCCTCCTCGACCAGGGCGATGAGTCCGCCTGCGGCGGCCTCGGGCGAGACATGGCCGATCGACAGCCCCGAGGTGCCGCCCGAGAAGCGACCATCGGTGATGAGTGCACAGACCTTGCCGAGCCCCTTGGATTTGAGATAGCTGGTCGGGTAGAGCATCTCCTGCATCCCAGGTCCACCCTTGGGTCCTTCATAGCGGATGACGACGATGTCGCCGGGCTGGAGGCGGTCGGTCAGGATCGCAGAGACGGCGTCCTCCTGGCTCTCGAAGATCCGCGCCGGGCCGCTGAAGGTGAGGATCTCGGCGGCCACACCCGCGGTCTTGACGATACAGCCCTCCTCGGCCAGGTTGCCGAACAGGACCGCAAGCCCACCGTCCTGGCTGTAGGCATGGGCGCAGTCGCGGATGCAGCCGGAGGTGCGATCCAGGTCTAGCTCGGGCCAGCGGGCAGTCTGGTTGAAGGCGACCTGGGTGGGGACCCCGCCGGGTGCGGCGCGGAACAGCTCGTGCGCCTCGCTCGCCTGACTGCGCCCGATGTCCCAGCGCGCCAGGGCCTCGCCCAGGGTCGAGCTATGTACGGTCGGGACCTCGGTGTGGATCAATCCAGTGCGTTCCAGCTCGCCCAGGATGGCCATCACCCCGCCGGCACGGTGCACATCCTCCAGGTGATACTGGCTCGAAGGGGCGACCTTGCAGAGGTTCGGCACCTGGCGACTCAGGCGATCGATGTCGCTCATGCCGAATGCGACCCCAGCCTCGTGCGCCGCGGCCAGCAGATGGAGCACGGTGTTGGTCGAGCCGCCCATGGCGATATCCAGGCTCATGGCGTTCTCGAAGGCAGCGAAGCTGGCGATCGAGCGCGGCAGGACGCGCGTATCGTCCTGTTCGTAATAACGGCGGGTCAGTTCCACGATCAGCCGCCCGGCCTCGAGGAACAGGTCGCGGCGCCTGGCATGGGTGGCCAGCAGCGAGCCATTGCCCGGCAGGGCCAACCCCAGGGCCTCGACCAGACAGTTCATCGAGTTGGCGGTGAACATCCCCGCGCAGGAGCCACAGGTCGGGCAGGCCGAGCGCTCGATCTCAGCGACATCGGCGTCGCTCTCATTGGGATTGGCAGCGGCGACCATGGCATCGATCAGATCCAGATGGACCTCGCCCGCGGCGCGCTGCACCCGCCCGGCCTCCATCGGCCCCCCCGAGACGAACACCGTCGGGATGTTCAGGCGCAGCGTGGCCATCAGCATCCCAGGCGTGATCTTGTCGCAATTGGAGATGCAGACCAGGGCGTCGGCGCAATGGGCATTGACCATATACTCGACCGAGTCGGCGATAAGCTCACGCGAGGGGAGGGAGTAGAGCATCCCGCCGTGACCCATAGCGATGCCGTCGTCGATGGCGATGGTGTTGAACTCCTTGGCCACGCCGCCGGCAGCCTCGATCGCGCGTGCGACCAGTTGGCCCAGATCCTTCAGATGCACATGCCCGGGGACGAACTGGGTGAAGGAGTTGGCAATGGCGATGATGGGCTTGTCGAAATCGGCGTCGGTCATGCCGGTGGCGCGCCACAGGGCGCGCGCGCCGGCCATGTTACGGCCATGGGTGGTGGTTCTGGAGCGGTACTGGGGCATGGGCTGACTGACCTCGGGTCTGAGCGAAGGCGGTCAGTATAGCGCCGCTCGGCGCCATCCTTGAACACCTTGAGGCACTTGCTGGCGCATCGGCGTGGATGGCAAGGCCGCCTCCCCATGACGGCAGACGAAGCGTTTGGTCATCTCGCGGCGAGACGCCGAAGAACTCAGTGCGTTCGATCTTGGCGGCTTCATCGACGCGGATGCGCAGGGTAACGCCTGCACCATCCAGTTTGTTCTCGAGCAACCCGGTATAGGCCGCTTCCAGGGGGTGTTTCGACACGCATCGCCATGATGGGCATACCCCTTTACTCGAAGTCATGGCGTCAGACCTGCCGATGGCGCAAAACGGAATTGACAGAAAGAACGATACACAACTGCCCCCCCTTCAGTTGGGCCTGGCTTGCCGGGTCGATCATCCCCCCTCCTGCTACTGGGTGCAATCAAAAGTGGGGGGAGTAAGCGATCCGCAGATGGACGCAGGACATGGTCTTTGCCAACGAAACATCTGCGTCATCTGCGGATGACAAACATCTGCGGATCAATGATGCGCCGTCGCGATGGCGCTGACTTTCGGCAACTTGGCCCTTCCGGCGCAACCGATGTCTCCCACTTGCAATTGCACCCCCTGCTAGTTGGCTATTCAAAGATGCACAAGTTTGCCGTATCTTTGCCAAGATTACCATCATCACCGGCCGCAGTCTTGTTGCCGGGCGAGGAAGCGATGAAAGACGACGCGGCAGAGATACTCACCCTCGATGAAGTGGCAGCCTACCTCAAGGTGGGCAAACGCACGGTCTATCGCTTGGCGGCGGCGAAGAAGATTCCCGCCTTCAAGGTCGGAGGGACATGGCGCTTTTCGCGCCAGGAAATCGACCGGTGGATCAAACGACAGACGAACGACGACACGTCCGGGGACGGAAGCAAGGGCAACGAATAATGCACGCCGAAGAGCTCAAACCGAACATCACCGTGCACAGGCCTCTGTTTCCGGAGCCGGTACAGGTCATCGTCGCGATTCCGATGGGCGCCTCCGTCAAACTGGTCGGGAAGGGAACCCAATCCAATTCGGTTTATGAACCGATTCTGACCGCCGAGCAACTCGCCCTCCTCACGTCCTCCCCAGCCCACGAGCCCTTCGACGGCGATGCCCGGAAATTCCGCCTCGGAATCGAAGCGATGCGGCTGGGGCTTGCCTACGAGTACGACCCGTATTTTTCGCTCTCCATCGCCCGCGTCGACCCGCTGCCGCACCAGTTGGAGGCAGTCTACGACTACTTCATGAGGTTGCCGCGTATCCGGTTCTTACTGGCCGACGACCCGGGCGCTGGCAAGACGATCATGGCCGGCCTCCTCATCAAGGAGCTCAAGATTCGCGGCCTGGTCAAGCGCGTGCTCATCATCACGCCGGCCAATCTTACATTCCAGTGGCAGCGCGAGCTGAAGGACAAGTTCCGGGAAAACTTCGAGGTCATCCGCAGCGACGTCCTGCGCGCCAACTACGGCATGAATCCCTGGCAGGAAAAGGATCAGGTGGTGACCTCGGTGTCGTGGGTCTCCCGCATCGAGGACGCCAAGGATTCCCTGCTGCGCAGCCCGGCGCATGTCAAGATAGTTGTCGCCTGAATCATGCTGCCAAGACCTGAGCATTGTAGCCGGCCAAATGCGTCTTTATGACGGAGTCGCGTTCCGGGTTGAGCGTGACCGGGCCTATCGGATTCCAGTTGCGAGTAGCGCCCGACCAGCGAGCCGGGTTTTGCTCCCTGGCCCGAAGGTACTCCGCATGGCGAGCGGCGAGAATCGCCCGATCTTCGCCGGCGTGGCACTGTGCTGGAGTGACATAGCGGATGCCGCTATGGCGGTGCGCGTGGTTGTACCAATGCACGAAACTCGCCGCCCAGGTGCGCGCCTGCTCAAGATCGGCAAAGCCCCTCGCGGGAAACTCCGGCCGATACTTGGCATTGCGGAACAAGGACTCGACGAAGGCGTTGTCGTCCGAGACACGCGGGCGGGAATACGACGGCTTGATGCCGAGCCAGTGGAGCATGGCCAGCACCGTCGTCGCCTTCAAGGTCGAGCCATTGTCGCCGTGCAGGACAGGCTTTGCATCCAAAGCAGCAATGCCTTCGGCCAGGGCCGTCTTCTGCACCAGCCGGGTGGCATGGTCGGAATGATCGTCCGCATGCACCTCCCAGCCGACGATCTTGCGGCTATACAGGTCGATGATCAGATACAGGAAGAACCACTGCCCCGCCACCTGGGCCGGCAGATAGGTCATATCCCAGCACCACACCTGGCGCTCTCCGGTGGCGACATGCGTCGTGGGCGGCCGCACGGCCTGGGGCGGCTTGGCGCGGCCGCGATGCGCACTCTGCCCCTGTTCCCTCAATACGCGACTGAAGGTCGATTCGCTGGCGAGATACACCCCTTCATCGGCCAGCATGGGCACGATGCGCGCCGGCGGCACGTCGGCAAAGCGCGGCTCGTTCGCCACCGCCAGCAAGCGGGCGCGTTCTTCTGCGGTGAGCGCGTGAGCAGGAACCGGACGCACTGCACCGGGGCGTCCATCCTGGCGGATTTCGCCGTTAGGGGTCTGCCAGCGTTGCAGCTGCCCTGTTGAAGATCGCCTCGACTTTTTTTGAGAGCACCAAAAGGGCCGCTGCCTCGGCCAGGGCTTTGTCCTTGCGTTGCAACTCCCGTTCGAGTTCCTTGATGCGCTTTTTGTCCGCCCGCGTCTGTTGCGGGCTGGCCCGAGCTTCTTCCGGTTCCGCCAAGGCCGCAGTGGCGCTCGCGCGCCATTGCTCCAGTTCGGCCAGGAATACGCCGTGTTCGCGACACCAGGCGCCCTTGTCGGCTTCGTTGAGGGCGGCCGTCGTGATCACCGCCTCCAGCCGCGCCGCCGCAGACCATGCCCGCCCGCGGGCGGGCATGGTCTGCACATCCTCCCGCCATTTCTCCAACGTCTGCACCGAAACGCCAACCTCTTTCGACAACGCGCCAAGCTCGGCGCTCTCCGGCGGCAACATGCGCGCCACCACCCGTCTCCTGAACGCTTCTCCGTATCGCGCCATCTTCCATCCTCTTCGCCCCCAGGTTCATCGTCGTAAAGAGGCGACAACTATTCTGACATGGGGGGAATGCGGCACGACGGCGCGCACCTTCAAGAGCGCGTTGATCTGGGTGGTGGCGGATTCCGCTCAGCCCATGCGGGAAGAGGCAAGGAAGCTGCTCGCCTGGCAGGCGATTGCCGACGAGGCGGAGGATCTCAAGCTCGATGAGGCGCAGAAGAAGCAGCTCGCCGAAAACATCCACAAGGCCAGACGTGACCTGAAGGAGTCCATCTGGCGCGCCTACAAACACCTGTTCCTGCTGGCCAAGGACAACACGGTAAAGAGGGTCGATCTCGGGCTCGTCCATTCCAGCGCGGCGGATTCCCCCATCTCCAACATCCTCAACCGGCTGTCCGCTGACGGCGACATCGAGAAGGGGGTGAGCCCGAACTTTCTGGTGCGGAACTGGCCCCCCGCTTTCAAGGAGTGGGCGACGAAATCGGTGCGCGATGCATTCTATGCCTCGCCCGTGTTCCCGTGCCTATTGAACGCGGAGACGATCAAGGAAACCATCGCGCGCGGCGTCGAGGCTGGCATCCTGGCCTATGTCGGGAAAGGCCCCGCAGGCGCGTATCAGCCGTTCGCCTTCAAGCAGAGCATCGACCCGGCAGACATCGAATTCTCCGATGACATGTTCATCATCACGGCTGAAGT
It encodes:
- the ilvD gene encoding dihydroxy-acid dehydratase, whose amino-acid sequence is MPQYRSRTTTHGRNMAGARALWRATGMTDADFDKPIIAIANSFTQFVPGHVHLKDLGQLVARAIEAAGGVAKEFNTIAIDDGIAMGHGGMLYSLPSRELIADSVEYMVNAHCADALVCISNCDKITPGMLMATLRLNIPTVFVSGGPMEAGRVQRAAGEVHLDLIDAMVAAANPNESDADVAEIERSACPTCGSCAGMFTANSMNCLVEALGLALPGNGSLLATHARRRDLFLEAGRLIVELTRRYYEQDDTRVLPRSIASFAAFENAMSLDIAMGGSTNTVLHLLAAAHEAGVAFGMSDIDRLSRQVPNLCKVAPSSQYHLEDVHRAGGVMAILGELERTGLIHTEVPTVHSSTLGEALARWDIGRSQASEAHELFRAAPGGVPTQVAFNQTARWPELDLDRTSGCIRDCAHAYSQDGGLAVLFGNLAEEGCIVKTAGVAAEILTFSGPARIFESQEDAVSAILTDRLQPGDIVVIRYEGPKGGPGMQEMLYPTSYLKSKGLGKVCALITDGRFSGGTSGLSIGHVSPEAAAGGLIALVEEGDRIEIDIPNRRIHLAVSEEVLAARRQAMEAKGPNAWQPAARQRVVSSALKAYAALTTSAAHGAVRDLGQWRRV
- a CDS encoding phage integrase N-terminal SAM-like domain-containing protein — protein: MTPPNAPQPPRLLDQVRERLRTKHYSIRTEGQYVHWIKRFILFHGKRHPRELGAAEVEAFLTDLAVNGQVAALTQNQALSAILFLYREVQGRPLLGCPGNPVSLFVTAVLFARPLILRMQGVAGELEVRPLRIRAGFDWPRPDRRLEFQRARLERGADGELEVAVYPSRSSAVLSSVAWADGLVQLQPGQVIARGDPVEFLPFAELFY
- the glp gene encoding gephyrin-like molybdotransferase Glp, which gives rise to MDRPNDCAPVATGGKTLTKDQAVAILTARVSPIAGTETLPLEAALGRVLAEPVVSTLDVPGWDNSAMDGYAIRHADLSAHDGCLAVAQRIPAGAVGKPLAPGTAARIFTGAPVPEGADTVVEQEVCEASDGQVRIPLEIKAGANIRRAGEDIRAGAEVIASGTRLTPAHLGLAASVGVARLVVHRRLRVALLSSGDELALPGEPLKPGQIYNSNRFVLMGLLQTWGCEVVDLGIVADDLESTVAAMARGAREADLIIASGGVSVGEEDHLKPAVERLGRIEFHQVKIRPGKPLVFGEVQGRPLLGCPGNPVSLFVTAVLFARPLILRMQGVAGELEVRPLRIRAGFDWPRPDRRLEFQRARLERGADGELEVAVYPSRSSAVLSSVAWADGLVQLQPGQVIARGDPVEFLPFADF
- the moaB gene encoding molybdenum cofactor biosynthesis protein B; protein product: MSAHFIEQPFRPLRLAILTVSDSRDEAQDTSGQLLRERAEADGHAVVAREIVRDDVYQLRAVVSRWIADPEIEVILTTGGTGITGRDSTPEAIVPLLDKQVEGFGELFRQVSFEEIGAAALQSRAFAGLANGTFVFCLPGSTGACRTAWERILKPQLDIRTRPCNFAQLIPRLLER
- a CDS encoding SNF2-related protein, with protein sequence MHAEELKPNITVHRPLFPEPVQVIVAIPMGASVKLVGKGTQSNSVYEPILTAEQLALLTSSPAHEPFDGDARKFRLGIEAMRLGLAYEYDPYFSLSIARVDPLPHQLEAVYDYFMRLPRIRFLLADDPGAGKTIMAGLLIKELKIRGLVKRVLIITPANLTFQWQRELKDKFRENFEVIRSDVLRANYGMNPWQEKDQVVTSVSWVSRIEDAKDSLLRSPAHVKIVVA
- a CDS encoding type II toxin-antitoxin system HicB family antitoxin, whose amino-acid sequence is MHNEFTAVLERDGEWYIAYCPEVPGANGQGRSKEEARKSLSEAIALILEDRREDAFRGLPADAERDVVVVE
- the mads1 gene encoding methylation-associated defense system helix-turn-helix domain-containing protein MAD1, which gives rise to MHKFAVSLPRLPSSPAAVLLPGEEAMKDDAAEILTLDEVAAYLKVGKRTVYRLAAAKKIPAFKVGGTWRFSRQEIDRWIKRQTNDDTSGDGSKGNE